Proteins from a genomic interval of Bradyrhizobium sp. CCBAU 53340:
- a CDS encoding extracellular solute-binding protein, translating to MFMFQRLLEGRAVRLCRLALVALAIGLSVTAAPAEEAHAIAMHGKPSLPADFTHMPYANPDAPKGGRLTWGLLGTFDSLNPFIVKGLAVQPIRAYVVESLLARGQDEPFTLYGLLAKTVETDDDRSYVTFRLDPRARFSDGKQVTAEDVLFSWQLLRDHGRPNLRQYYAKVAKAEAPDPLTVRFDLAGANDRELPLILGLMPILPKHAVDVATFEETTLTGPIASGPYRVTAVKPGASVTLTRNPDYWGRDLPINRGLYNFDEIRLDYFREANGQFEAFKRGLYDFRVENEPLRWHDGYDFPAAKSGDVIRDTFKPGVPQPSEFLVFNTRRPVFADIRVRQALTLLFDFELVNRNYFFSLYSRVAGYFAGSDLSAYARPADARERELLKPFAAQIPQDIMDGSYRLPVTDGSGRDRNTLRAALKLLSDAGYDLVGTVLRNRQTKAPFTFEMLVTTRDQERIALAFQRDLKRAGIDVSVRAVDPVQFDQRRLSYEFDMIQNRWDQSLSPGNEQYFYWGSAAADNPGTRNYMGARDPAVDAMIKALLEARDHTDFVDAVRALDRALMAGFYTIPLFNVSEQWIARWNRIERPQATALSGYLPETWWSKGEPQASPAK from the coding sequence ATGTTCATGTTCCAGCGCCTGCTCGAGGGCCGTGCCGTCCGCCTTTGCCGCCTCGCCTTGGTAGCCCTCGCCATCGGGCTGTCGGTCACCGCCGCGCCGGCCGAAGAGGCGCATGCGATCGCCATGCACGGCAAGCCGTCGTTGCCGGCCGATTTCACCCATATGCCCTATGCCAATCCTGATGCCCCTAAGGGCGGCCGGCTGACCTGGGGCCTGCTCGGCACGTTCGACAGCCTCAATCCGTTCATCGTGAAGGGATTGGCGGTGCAGCCGATCCGCGCTTACGTGGTCGAGAGCCTGTTGGCGCGCGGCCAGGACGAGCCGTTCACGCTCTACGGCCTGCTCGCCAAAACCGTGGAGACCGATGACGATCGGAGCTATGTCACGTTCCGTCTCGATCCCCGCGCCCGCTTCTCCGACGGCAAGCAAGTCACCGCCGAGGACGTGCTGTTCTCCTGGCAGCTCCTGCGCGACCACGGCCGCCCCAATCTCCGGCAATATTACGCCAAAGTCGCCAAGGCCGAAGCTCCCGATCCCCTCACCGTCCGCTTCGACCTTGCCGGCGCCAACGACCGCGAACTGCCGCTGATCCTTGGCCTGATGCCGATCCTGCCCAAGCACGCGGTCGACGTCGCGACCTTCGAGGAGACGACGCTGACAGGGCCGATCGCCTCGGGCCCGTACCGCGTCACTGCCGTGAAGCCGGGCGCCAGCGTGACCCTGACGCGCAATCCCGATTATTGGGGGCGCGACCTTCCGATCAATCGCGGCCTCTACAATTTCGACGAAATCCGGCTCGATTATTTTCGCGAAGCCAACGGCCAGTTCGAAGCCTTCAAGCGCGGCCTCTATGATTTTCGCGTCGAGAACGAGCCGCTCCGCTGGCACGATGGCTACGATTTTCCCGCAGCCAAAAGCGGCGACGTGATCCGCGACACCTTCAAGCCCGGCGTGCCGCAGCCCTCGGAATTCCTGGTGTTCAACACCAGGCGTCCAGTATTCGCCGACATCCGCGTGCGCCAGGCGCTGACGCTGCTGTTCGATTTCGAGCTGGTCAACCGCAACTACTTCTTCTCGCTCTATTCGCGCGTCGCCGGCTATTTCGCCGGCTCCGATTTGTCGGCCTATGCGCGCCCCGCGGATGCGCGCGAGCGCGAGCTGTTGAAGCCGTTCGCCGCGCAGATCCCGCAGGACATCATGGATGGCAGCTACCGCCTGCCCGTGACCGACGGCTCGGGGCGAGACCGCAATACGCTGCGCGCGGCGCTCAAGCTGCTGTCGGACGCCGGCTACGATCTCGTCGGCACCGTGCTGCGCAACCGCCAGACAAAAGCGCCCTTCACCTTCGAGATGCTGGTGACGACCCGCGACCAGGAGCGTATCGCACTCGCCTTCCAGCGCGACCTCAAGCGCGCCGGCATCGATGTGAGCGTACGCGCGGTCGACCCCGTGCAGTTCGACCAGCGCCGGCTGTCTTACGAATTCGACATGATCCAGAACCGCTGGGACCAGTCGCTCTCGCCCGGCAACGAGCAGTATTTCTATTGGGGCAGCGCGGCCGCCGACAATCCGGGCACCCGCAACTACATGGGTGCCAGGGATCCCGCGGTCGACGCCATGATCAAGGCCCTGCTGGAGGCCCGTGATCATACGGATTTCGTCGACGCGGTCCGGGCGCTCGACCGCGCCTTGATGGCGGGCTTCTACACAATCCCCCTGTTTAACGTATCCGAACAATGGATCGCGCGCTGGAATCGGATAGAACGACCACAGGCCACCGCGCTCTCAGGCTATTTGCCGGAGACCTGGTGGTCGAAGGGTGAGCCCCAAGCCAGTCCAGCGAAGTGA
- a CDS encoding succinate dehydrogenase assembly factor 2, producing the protein MTGTTRSSSGLDDRRKRLLFRCWHRGTREMDLILGRFADAEIGNLSEAELTELETLLEVNDPDLYAAITGDKLLLADVTGALFARIKAYPIADSDV; encoded by the coding sequence ATGACGGGAACGACACGATCGAGCAGCGGACTGGACGATCGCCGCAAGCGGCTGCTGTTCCGCTGCTGGCACCGCGGCACGCGCGAGATGGATTTGATCCTCGGCCGCTTCGCGGATGCCGAGATCGGCAATTTGTCCGAGGCTGAATTGACCGAGCTCGAGACCCTGCTCGAGGTCAACGATCCCGATCTCTATGCCGCCATCACGGGTGACAAGCTGCTGCTAGCCGATGTCACCGGCGCGCTGTTCGCCCGCATCAAGGCCTATCCAATCGCGGACAGCGACGTATGA
- a CDS encoding class I adenylate-forming enzyme family protein — protein MNQPAVSPTLDTLFQRTLMRQPHAPALLDPLNKSRITGHPPRRMTYAEADTAIEALSAHFVESGLPANSVIAIQLPATVEFVLTVLAAHRAGLVVAVLPLLWRQAELAAALNRTAARAIVTMSKVDSVSYADLAMHAAAEAFSIRHVFGFGADLPEGMASLDEVMARPPGATRAVIQDGRKAAMISFDVTAEGFRPVPRPHFSLIAGGLAMSLEADIRQGATVMSAFTPMSFAGLASSLAVWLLCGGTLALHHPFESEVLEQQINEHACDVLIAPAQLALRLGDSGLAGRMPTLRNVVGLWRAPEQVAASEAWTAPHAPLTDIYLFGEAGLFGVRRGEDGVPVAVMPGPHGAPREQAGSSIAGEILLTPKGTLGLRGPMVPIAAYAPPQPVGETLTAQPPRDYVDTGYAARIDRANGAICITAPPSGIMAVGGYRFLSNDLQEWARRLGQGALLTALPDRLSGHRLAGRAQDNARAREALNELGLNPLMVEAFRDRSGPV, from the coding sequence GTGAACCAGCCAGCCGTATCGCCGACGCTCGACACGCTGTTCCAGCGGACGCTGATGCGGCAGCCGCACGCGCCTGCCCTGCTCGACCCCCTCAACAAATCTCGCATCACCGGCCACCCACCGCGGCGAATGACTTACGCGGAGGCCGACACCGCCATCGAGGCGCTGTCGGCCCATTTCGTCGAATCGGGCCTGCCGGCCAATTCGGTGATCGCGATCCAGTTGCCGGCGACGGTCGAGTTCGTGCTGACGGTGCTCGCCGCCCATCGCGCCGGCCTCGTGGTCGCGGTGCTGCCGCTGCTGTGGCGGCAGGCGGAGCTCGCGGCCGCGCTCAACCGCACCGCGGCGCGGGCCATCGTCACCATGAGCAAGGTCGACAGCGTCAGCTACGCCGACCTCGCGATGCACGCAGCCGCCGAAGCCTTCTCGATCCGCCACGTGTTCGGCTTCGGGGCTGATCTGCCCGAAGGCATGGCTTCGCTCGACGAGGTCATGGCGCGCCCGCCGGGCGCCACGCGCGCCGTGATCCAGGACGGCCGCAAGGCGGCGATGATCTCCTTCGACGTCACGGCGGAAGGTTTCCGCCCGGTGCCGCGACCGCATTTCAGCCTGATCGCGGGCGGGCTTGCAATGTCGCTGGAGGCCGACATCCGGCAGGGTGCGACCGTGATGTCGGCATTCACGCCGATGTCGTTCGCAGGCCTCGCCTCCTCGCTTGCGGTGTGGCTGCTCTGCGGCGGCACGCTGGCGCTGCATCATCCGTTCGAGAGCGAGGTGCTGGAGCAGCAGATCAACGAGCACGCATGCGACGTGCTGATCGCACCGGCCCAGCTCGCGCTGCGGCTCGGCGATTCCGGTCTGGCGGGGCGGATGCCGACCTTGCGGAACGTCGTCGGGCTGTGGCGCGCGCCGGAGCAGGTGGCCGCGAGCGAAGCCTGGACCGCGCCGCATGCACCGCTCACCGATATCTATCTGTTCGGCGAGGCCGGGCTGTTCGGCGTCCGGCGCGGCGAGGACGGCGTGCCCGTCGCGGTGATGCCGGGCCCGCATGGCGCCCCTCGCGAGCAGGCCGGCTCGTCGATCGCCGGCGAGATCCTGCTGACCCCGAAGGGTACGCTCGGCCTGCGTGGCCCGATGGTGCCGATCGCGGCCTATGCGCCGCCCCAGCCGGTCGGCGAGACGCTGACGGCGCAGCCGCCGCGCGACTATGTCGACACCGGCTATGCCGCGCGGATCGACCGCGCCAACGGCGCGATCTGCATCACGGCGCCGCCGTCCGGCATCATGGCCGTCGGCGGCTATCGCTTCCTGTCCAACGACCTGCAGGAATGGGCGCGCCGGCTCGGCCAAGGCGCACTGCTGACGGCCCTGCCCGACCGGCTCTCAGGCCATCGGCTGGCAGGCCGGGCCCAGGACAATGCCCGCGCCCGCGAGGCGCTCAACGAGCTCGGCCTTAACCCTTTGATGGTCGAGGCTTTTCGCGACCGATCCGGGCCGGTCTAG
- the mfd gene encoding transcription-repair coupling factor translates to MKLGMKSPAELLTPGRALTLANVAEGAEGLVVSDLARAIAARPKKPAVSLAVVCRDGGRMQQLERALQFFAPDLPVLTFPAWDCQPYDRVSPHGGILAQRLTTLARLAALTGSDKPLIVLTTVNAVVQRVPARELVAAQALSVAPGNVVPMDTIVAWLEHNGYNRSSTVREPGEYAVRGGILDLFPAGLEQPVRFDFFGDSLESIRSFDAETQRTLLDMRSLDLVPISEFQLVTDTIRRFRMGYVAEFGAPERDDALYEAVSEGRRHPGMEHWLPLFQDRMDTLFDYLQGAAVAIEPQAEDAIRERFKQIQDYYEARRDAMEHPGGGAIYKPLPPDRLYLTEEEWGKRERDMPLIRLTAFSVPADGTSVVDAGARKGRDFAPERNDSTVNVFESVVSHVMTLQASRKKVVIALWSEGSRDRMTSMLRDHKLTHTTSVNAWRTVQATPRNETMLAVLGLESGFETDEIAVISEQDILGDRLVRPRKASRKLDNFISEVTSLTAGDIVVHVDHGIGRFIGLQTLDVAGAPHDCLELHYAAETKLFLPVENIELLSRYGSDQTTVELDRLGGSGWQTRKAKLKNRIREIAGELIKIAAARHLHEAPKLPVQQGLYDEFCARFPYDETEDQLGAIESTLKDLELGRPMDRLICGDVGFGKTEVALRAAFAVALEGKQVAVVVPTTLLARQHAKTFAERFKGFPVNVAQASRLIATKELNLVKKGIADGSVDIVVGTHALLGKAIKFRDLGLVIVDEEQHFGVTHKERLKALRSEVHVLTLSATPIPRTLQLALTGVRELSIIASPPVDRLAVRTFVAPHDPLMIREALLRERYRGGQAFYVVPRIDDLAEVKDFLDKNVPEMKVAVAHGQMPPAVIEDIMTAFYDGKFDILLSTTIVESGLDIPNANTLIVHRADMFGLAQLYQLRGRVGRSKLRAYALFTLPAQQKITAQAERRLTVLQSLETLGAGFQLASHDLDIRGAGNLLGEEQSGHIKEVGFELYQSMLEEAIVNLKAGVSEPAADRWSPTITIGMPVLIPEDYVGDLSVRLSLYRRLADLDSEEEIENFGAEMRDRFGVLPDEVRYLFKVAAIKAFCRQANVEKIDAGPKGAVITFRDNSFAYPDRLVSFIKSHGQAAKVRPDMKVVFLQDWETPEERLAGTTEIMRQLSQLAQKKKAA, encoded by the coding sequence ATGAAGCTGGGCATGAAATCTCCGGCCGAGCTGCTCACGCCCGGCCGCGCGCTGACGCTTGCCAATGTCGCGGAAGGAGCGGAAGGCCTCGTCGTCTCCGACCTGGCGCGCGCGATCGCGGCGCGGCCGAAGAAGCCGGCTGTCAGCCTCGCGGTGGTCTGCCGCGACGGCGGGCGGATGCAACAGCTCGAACGCGCGCTGCAATTCTTCGCGCCCGATCTGCCGGTGCTGACCTTTCCGGCCTGGGACTGCCAGCCCTATGACCGCGTCTCGCCGCATGGCGGCATATTGGCGCAGCGCCTAACGACGCTGGCGCGGCTGGCCGCGCTCACCGGCAGCGACAAGCCGCTGATCGTGCTGACCACGGTGAACGCCGTCGTGCAGCGCGTGCCCGCGCGCGAGCTCGTCGCCGCGCAGGCGCTGTCGGTCGCGCCCGGCAATGTCGTGCCGATGGACACCATCGTCGCCTGGCTCGAGCACAACGGCTACAACCGCTCCTCGACGGTACGCGAGCCCGGCGAATATGCCGTACGCGGTGGCATCCTCGACCTGTTTCCGGCAGGCCTGGAACAGCCGGTTCGTTTCGACTTCTTCGGCGACAGTCTGGAATCGATCCGGTCCTTCGATGCCGAGACCCAGCGCACGCTGCTCGACATGCGCTCGCTCGATCTGGTGCCGATCTCGGAATTTCAGCTCGTCACCGACACGATCCGCCGCTTCCGCATGGGCTATGTCGCCGAGTTCGGCGCGCCCGAGCGTGACGATGCGCTGTACGAGGCGGTCAGCGAAGGCCGCCGCCACCCTGGTATGGAGCACTGGCTACCGCTGTTCCAGGACCGGATGGACACGCTGTTCGATTATCTGCAAGGCGCCGCCGTCGCGATCGAGCCGCAGGCCGAGGACGCCATCCGCGAGCGCTTCAAGCAGATCCAGGACTATTACGAGGCCCGCCGCGATGCGATGGAGCATCCGGGCGGCGGCGCCATCTACAAGCCGCTGCCGCCTGATCGGCTGTATCTGACCGAGGAGGAGTGGGGCAAGCGCGAACGCGATATGCCGCTGATCCGGCTGACCGCCTTCTCCGTTCCGGCCGACGGCACCAGCGTCGTCGATGCCGGCGCGCGCAAGGGCCGTGATTTTGCGCCTGAACGTAACGACTCGACGGTCAACGTGTTCGAATCCGTCGTCAGCCACGTCATGACGCTGCAGGCTAGCCGCAAGAAGGTCGTGATCGCGCTCTGGAGCGAAGGCTCGCGCGACCGCATGACCTCGATGCTACGCGATCACAAGCTGACCCATACCACCAGCGTCAACGCCTGGCGGACGGTGCAGGCCACCCCGCGCAACGAGACGATGCTCGCCGTGCTGGGCCTGGAGAGCGGTTTCGAGACCGACGAGATCGCTGTCATCAGCGAGCAGGACATTCTGGGTGACCGCCTGGTGCGGCCGCGCAAGGCGAGCCGCAAGCTCGACAATTTCATCTCGGAAGTCACGAGCCTCACTGCGGGCGACATCGTCGTCCACGTCGATCATGGCATCGGCCGCTTCATCGGCCTGCAGACCCTCGACGTCGCCGGCGCGCCGCATGACTGTCTCGAGCTGCATTATGCCGCCGAGACCAAGCTGTTCCTTCCCGTCGAAAACATCGAGCTATTGTCGCGCTACGGCTCCGACCAGACCACGGTCGAGCTCGATCGTCTGGGTGGCTCCGGCTGGCAGACGCGCAAGGCCAAGCTGAAGAACCGCATCCGCGAGATCGCGGGCGAGTTGATCAAGATCGCAGCCGCGCGCCATCTGCATGAGGCGCCCAAACTGCCGGTGCAGCAGGGGCTCTATGACGAATTCTGTGCACGCTTCCCCTATGATGAGACCGAGGACCAGCTTGGCGCCATCGAGTCCACGCTGAAGGATCTCGAGCTCGGTCGTCCCATGGACCGGCTGATCTGCGGCGACGTCGGCTTCGGCAAGACCGAGGTAGCTTTGCGCGCCGCGTTTGCCGTCGCGCTCGAAGGCAAGCAGGTTGCCGTGGTGGTGCCGACCACGCTGCTGGCGCGGCAACACGCCAAGACTTTCGCGGAACGCTTCAAGGGTTTTCCTGTCAACGTGGCGCAGGCCTCCCGCCTGATCGCGACCAAGGAGCTGAACCTCGTCAAGAAGGGCATTGCCGACGGTTCGGTCGATATCGTCGTCGGCACCCACGCGCTGCTCGGCAAGGCCATCAAGTTCCGCGATCTCGGCCTCGTCATCGTCGACGAGGAGCAGCATTTTGGTGTCACCCACAAGGAGCGGCTGAAGGCGCTGCGTTCCGAGGTGCATGTGCTGACCCTGTCGGCAACCCCGATCCCACGCACATTGCAGCTGGCGCTGACCGGCGTCCGCGAGCTCTCGATCATTGCCTCGCCTCCGGTCGATCGCCTCGCGGTCCGCACCTTCGTCGCCCCGCACGATCCCTTGATGATCCGCGAGGCGCTCTTGCGCGAGCGCTATCGCGGCGGCCAGGCGTTCTACGTCGTGCCGCGCATCGACGATCTCGCCGAGGTCAAGGATTTCCTCGACAAGAACGTGCCGGAGATGAAGGTCGCGGTCGCGCACGGGCAGATGCCGCCCGCGGTGATCGAGGACATCATGACCGCATTCTACGACGGCAAGTTCGACATCCTGCTGTCGACCACCATCGTCGAATCCGGTCTCGACATCCCCAACGCCAACACGCTGATCGTGCATCGCGCCGACATGTTCGGTCTTGCCCAGCTCTATCAGCTCCGCGGCCGCGTCGGCCGTTCGAAACTGCGGGCCTATGCGCTGTTCACGCTGCCGGCGCAGCAGAAGATCACGGCGCAGGCCGAGCGCCGGCTCACGGTGCTGCAATCGCTGGAGACGCTCGGTGCCGGCTTCCAGCTCGCCTCGCACGACCTCGATATCCGCGGCGCCGGCAATCTGCTCGGCGAGGAACAGTCCGGCCACATCAAGGAAGTCGGCTTCGAGCTCTATCAGTCCATGCTGGAGGAGGCGATCGTCAACCTCAAGGCCGGCGTGTCCGAGCCCGCCGCCGACCGCTGGTCGCCGACCATCACCATCGGTATGCCCGTGCTCATTCCGGAGGACTATGTTGGCGATCTCTCGGTGCGACTGTCGCTGTACCGGCGCCTCGCCGATCTCGACAGCGAGGAGGAGATCGAGAACTTTGGCGCGGAAATGCGCGACCGGTTCGGCGTGCTGCCGGACGAGGTGCGCTACCTGTTCAAGGTCGCCGCGATCAAGGCGTTCTGCCGCCAGGCCAATGTCGAGAAGATCGATGCGGGCCCGAAGGGCGCCGTCATCACCTTCCGCGACAATTCCTTCGCCTATCCCGATCGCCTGGTGTCGTTCATCAAGAGCCACGGCCAGGCCGCCAAGGTGCGCCCCGACATGAAGGTGGTGTTCCTGCAGGATTGGGAAACGCCGGAAGAGCGTCTCGCCGGCACCACCGAGATCATGCGGCAATTGTCGCAGCTCGCGCAGAAAAAGAAGGCGGCGTAG
- the recG gene encoding ATP-dependent DNA helicase RecG, whose translation MRPSLLNPLFAPVTSLPGVGPKQDKLLQYLLSRSETPRLVDLLLHLPSQVIDRRARPKIRDAVQGTMVTLEVTVDRHRPPPPRNARAPYLVYASDDTGDVVLTFFRAKPGYVEKLLPVGEKRYVSGTLQMYDGTPQIVHPDRVLDEEAIAKLSGIDPVYPLTEGLALGSLRRAIAQALQKLPALPEWISPEVLRRCNFPPVTEALNRVHQPVELTDILPDQRFWSRLAFDELLAGQLALALIRAQLRRPAGVRNAGDGHLRNKIIDALPYALTPSQRNAAAAIADDLKQPVRMLRLLQGDVGSGKTVVALLAAAAVAEVGKQAALMAPTEILARQHIKTIAPLAERAGMRVAILTGREKGKERREIITQLVEGEIDLLVGTHALIQDDVVFKDLALAIVDEQHRFGVRERLALTSKGEAVDVLVLSATPIPRTLVLTYFGDMDISELREKPAGRQPIDTRAVAMSRLSEVMDGVGRALQSGKLVYWICPLVEESEAEGAEHLTNATKRFESLQKRFGDRVGLVHGQMKGTEKDRVMGQFAAHEIGLLVATTVVEVGVDVPAATIMVIENAERFGLAQLHQLRGRIGRGSEASTCILLYSEPLGEMSKARLKVIRETTDGFRIAEEDLKLRGEGDVLGVRQSGLPGYRIARSEVHGQLITQARDEALRIMKDDPKLKGERGEALRCLLYLYERDEAIPLIGAG comes from the coding sequence ATGCGCCCCAGCCTGCTCAATCCGCTGTTTGCTCCCGTGACCAGCCTGCCCGGCGTCGGTCCGAAGCAGGACAAGCTGCTGCAATATCTGCTCAGCCGGAGCGAGACGCCGCGGCTGGTCGACCTGCTGCTGCATCTGCCGAGCCAGGTGATCGACCGCCGGGCCCGGCCGAAGATCCGCGACGCCGTGCAGGGAACCATGGTGACGCTGGAGGTCACCGTCGACCGCCACCGCCCGCCTCCACCGCGCAATGCGCGGGCGCCGTATCTGGTCTATGCCAGCGACGATACTGGCGATGTCGTGCTGACCTTCTTCCGCGCCAAGCCCGGCTATGTCGAAAAGCTGCTGCCCGTGGGCGAGAAGCGTTACGTCTCCGGTACGCTGCAGATGTATGACGGCACTCCTCAGATCGTACATCCCGATCGCGTGCTGGATGAAGAGGCGATCGCAAAGCTCTCCGGCATCGATCCCGTCTATCCGCTGACCGAGGGCCTCGCGCTCGGCTCGCTCCGCCGCGCCATCGCGCAGGCCTTGCAGAAGCTGCCGGCGCTGCCCGAATGGATCAGCCCGGAGGTGCTGCGCCGCTGCAACTTCCCGCCTGTTACCGAAGCGCTCAATCGCGTGCATCAGCCGGTCGAGCTGACGGACATCCTGCCCGATCAACGCTTCTGGTCGCGTCTTGCTTTCGACGAGCTGCTGGCCGGCCAGCTTGCGCTCGCTTTGATCCGAGCCCAATTGCGGCGGCCTGCCGGCGTGCGCAACGCCGGCGACGGGCATTTGCGCAACAAGATCATCGACGCCCTGCCCTATGCGTTGACCCCCTCCCAGCGCAACGCTGCGGCGGCCATCGCTGACGATCTGAAGCAACCGGTGCGCATGCTGCGCCTGCTCCAGGGCGACGTCGGCTCCGGCAAGACCGTGGTGGCGCTGCTGGCGGCCGCGGCCGTGGCTGAAGTCGGCAAGCAGGCCGCGCTGATGGCGCCGACCGAAATCCTGGCGCGCCAGCACATCAAGACCATCGCGCCGCTCGCCGAGCGCGCCGGCATGCGTGTCGCGATCCTCACCGGCCGCGAAAAGGGCAAGGAGCGGCGCGAGATCATCACCCAACTTGTCGAGGGCGAGATCGACCTGCTCGTCGGCACCCATGCTCTGATCCAGGACGACGTCGTCTTCAAAGATCTCGCACTTGCAATCGTCGACGAGCAGCACCGCTTTGGCGTGCGCGAGCGCCTCGCGCTGACGTCGAAGGGCGAAGCCGTGGACGTGCTGGTGCTGAGCGCCACCCCCATCCCCCGCACGCTGGTGCTGACCTATTTCGGCGACATGGACATCTCGGAGCTGCGCGAAAAGCCGGCCGGCCGGCAGCCGATCGACACCCGCGCTGTTGCCATGAGCCGTCTCAGCGAGGTCATGGACGGCGTCGGCCGTGCTTTGCAATCGGGAAAATTGGTCTACTGGATCTGCCCACTGGTCGAGGAGTCCGAGGCCGAGGGCGCCGAGCATCTCACCAACGCGACCAAGCGTTTCGAAAGCCTGCAGAAGCGCTTTGGAGATCGCGTCGGCCTGGTGCATGGACAGATGAAGGGCACAGAGAAGGACCGGGTGATGGGCCAGTTCGCCGCCCATGAGATCGGACTTCTGGTCGCCACCACCGTCGTCGAGGTCGGCGTCGACGTGCCGGCCGCCACCATCATGGTGATCGAGAATGCCGAGCGGTTTGGCCTTGCCCAGCTGCACCAGCTCCGCGGCCGCATCGGGCGCGGATCGGAGGCTTCAACCTGCATCCTGCTCTACAGCGAGCCGCTCGGCGAGATGTCGAAGGCGCGACTGAAGGTGATCCGCGAGACCACCGACGGCTTTCGCATCGCCGAAGAGGATCTGAAGCTGCGCGGCGAAGGCGACGTGCTGGGCGTGCGCCAGAGCGGCCTGCCCGGCTATCGCATCGCGCGTTCGGAGGTCCACGGCCAGCTCATCACGCAGGCCCGTGACGAAGCACTGCGCATCATGAAGGACGATCCGAAGCTCAAGGGCGAGCGCGGCGAGGCGCTGCGCTGCTTACTGTATCTCTACGAGCGCGACGAGGCGATCCCGCTGATCGGAGCGGGTTAG
- a CDS encoding GGDEF domain-containing protein: MSQAGPILFVSNTERPAFIAALDEARLFPVVDSDWANAARAVEEVQPAAVLATMSAGHEPHVALLAKKIADRPLYVPLVALDAQASLPHNALPFSTRGNAAERLIARLRAAIRVRTLHATVLRRLPEVKVALPESDPVRDAIVLLIGRGAAYPALSVALGERTGVVGALSIEAAAKHLNTRDIDGVVLSDGFTPRVTDAFLTVLAEDTRFRNLPVVVTAHQLTQSYDLPNLELIAGEPVKIAANALPLIRQHAMEAQLSRTLRSIDAGGWLDPRSGLLTVEAFARDFSKAVDETLARGGGLSVARFAFDPGNPRAQLDAARILSRLMRQMDFGAAQKDGSVIVVFAETDFRTAHMIARRLSAVMKHTSNGKHEMRSDPVVSVDSLSPSDTARSLLARLSADASRAAS, translated from the coding sequence ATGTCCCAGGCGGGCCCGATCCTGTTTGTCTCCAATACCGAGCGTCCCGCCTTCATTGCGGCGCTGGACGAGGCCCGTCTCTTTCCCGTCGTCGACAGCGATTGGGCGAACGCCGCGCGCGCCGTCGAAGAGGTGCAGCCGGCCGCGGTCCTCGCCACAATGTCCGCCGGGCATGAACCGCATGTCGCTCTGCTGGCGAAGAAGATCGCCGATCGACCGCTTTACGTGCCGCTGGTCGCGCTGGATGCGCAAGCCTCGCTGCCCCACAACGCGCTGCCCTTCTCGACCCGTGGCAACGCGGCCGAACGCCTGATCGCACGCTTGCGCGCCGCGATCCGCGTCCGCACGCTGCACGCCACCGTGCTGCGCCGGTTGCCGGAGGTGAAAGTTGCGCTGCCGGAGAGCGATCCGGTACGCGATGCCATCGTGCTCTTGATCGGACGCGGCGCGGCATATCCTGCCCTATCCGTCGCGCTCGGCGAACGCACCGGCGTGGTCGGCGCGCTCTCGATCGAGGCCGCCGCCAAGCATCTCAACACCCGCGACATCGACGGCGTCGTGCTCTCGGACGGTTTCACCCCACGGGTCACCGATGCCTTCCTCACGGTGCTGGCCGAAGACACCCGCTTCCGCAACCTGCCCGTGGTCGTCACCGCGCATCAGCTCACCCAGAGCTACGACCTGCCCAATCTCGAGCTGATTGCGGGCGAGCCTGTGAAGATCGCCGCGAACGCGCTGCCGCTGATCCGGCAGCACGCGATGGAAGCGCAATTGAGCCGCACGCTGCGCTCGATCGATGCCGGCGGCTGGCTCGATCCGCGCAGCGGCCTGCTCACGGTCGAAGCCTTCGCCCGCGATTTTTCCAAGGCGGTCGACGAGACGCTCGCCCGCGGCGGCGGCCTCTCGGTGGCGCGCTTCGCCTTCGATCCCGGCAATCCCCGCGCGCAGCTCGATGCCGCCCGCATCCTCAGCCGCCTGATGCGGCAGATGGACTTTGGCGCCGCGCAGAAGGACGGCTCTGTCATCGTGGTATTCGCCGAGACCGATTTCCGCACGGCCCATATGATCGCCCGCCGCCTGTCGGCGGTGATGAAGCACACCTCGAACGGCAAGCACGAGATGCGCAGCGATCCCGTGGTCTCGGTCGACTCGCTGTCGCCGTCGGATACGGCACGGTCGCTGCTGGCGCGGCTGTCGGCGGACGCGTCGCGGGCGGCGTCGTAG